Proteins encoded in a region of the Halothiobacillus diazotrophicus genome:
- a CDS encoding tetratricopeptide repeat protein, with protein sequence MLEVEEILLIGGSMVRPVFFLFLLSVILMVVYWPGLSGGFVFDDYGNLISNSVLSQGTLSKDFWSAIWSSGSGPTDRPLAMLTFATQALYTGSDPWPLKFINVLIHMVNGVLIYILSSQVICFVFKQRSTKRDWLISPELLAVLVTAAWLFSPMQLTAVLYVIQRMESLSALFVLGGLLCYWEGRMRLIGGKGFAWPLIWTGLVAGTLLATFSKETGVMLPLYAFLLEWVVLRGRGVGGFEPKLIFLFIVTLVLPGAAGLLLTVPSALNGNAYAGRPFDLAQRLWTEGRVLVDYLHWLIAPTPNALSLYHDDILVSTGWFSPWTTAASWVLIALLLGLAVRLRKRAQLFALGVLWFFCGQALVSTYLPLELVYEHRNYLPSWGIYIALLGLASAWQPAVAERSKVLRTLVLSGIISMISLFALFTAIRSQIWGNPYRLAYFEATTHPESPRANYDLARNMLIMSPDAKSAIFHMGMTQMAKTSRLPGASLQAEQAMIFMAAKNNLKVESMWWIDMRRKINFQPMSAEDVSALYALINCSNNNVCKYTKQDRMQLGNTLLFAMERYPKDAAVVTLYANYAANVVHNIPLAYSLMQRALAIMPSNFNYWNNLVTMQVALGEFKNAQVGIERMRELNGKGIYDSAIRIAEESLVNKKSAS encoded by the coding sequence GTGTTGGAAGTTGAAGAAATTTTGTTGATCGGGGGGTCTATGGTTCGGCCAGTATTTTTTTTATTCCTCTTATCTGTGATTCTAATGGTTGTTTACTGGCCGGGGTTGTCTGGCGGGTTTGTTTTTGATGATTACGGTAACTTAATATCGAACTCAGTATTATCTCAAGGGACTCTGAGTAAAGATTTTTGGTCTGCCATATGGTCCAGTGGTTCAGGTCCAACTGATAGGCCGCTAGCGATGCTTACCTTCGCTACTCAGGCCTTGTATACCGGATCGGATCCTTGGCCATTAAAGTTCATTAATGTTCTGATTCATATGGTAAATGGTGTTCTGATCTACATCTTGTCGAGTCAGGTAATATGCTTTGTCTTTAAACAGCGATCAACCAAACGTGATTGGTTGATTTCGCCGGAGTTATTGGCTGTTTTGGTCACGGCTGCTTGGCTTTTCAGCCCAATGCAACTCACTGCTGTACTATATGTAATTCAGAGGATGGAGAGTTTGTCGGCCCTTTTCGTGCTAGGTGGCCTGCTGTGCTATTGGGAAGGTCGTATGCGTCTTATAGGGGGGAAGGGTTTTGCTTGGCCGCTTATTTGGACGGGGCTGGTGGCCGGTACACTCCTAGCAACTTTTTCGAAGGAAACAGGGGTGATGTTGCCGTTGTATGCCTTCTTGCTGGAGTGGGTGGTGCTTCGCGGGAGGGGTGTAGGAGGTTTTGAGCCGAAGCTGATTTTCCTGTTCATTGTGACTCTGGTGCTCCCGGGCGCTGCGGGGTTGCTACTTACGGTTCCAAGTGCGCTCAATGGTAATGCATATGCAGGGCGCCCATTTGATCTGGCACAGCGTTTATGGACTGAGGGGCGTGTGTTGGTTGATTATTTGCATTGGTTGATTGCACCCACCCCAAACGCACTAAGTTTGTACCACGATGATATTTTAGTTTCCACCGGTTGGTTTTCCCCCTGGACAACGGCAGCTAGCTGGGTCTTGATTGCCTTGCTGCTTGGTCTGGCCGTCAGGCTTCGCAAGCGCGCACAATTGTTCGCCTTGGGTGTGTTGTGGTTTTTTTGTGGTCAGGCGCTTGTATCAACTTATCTCCCTCTAGAGCTTGTGTACGAACATCGTAATTATCTACCCAGTTGGGGGATATATATTGCATTGTTGGGACTGGCTTCGGCCTGGCAACCAGCAGTTGCCGAGCGCAGTAAGGTGCTCCGTACCTTAGTTTTGAGTGGCATTATTTCGATGATTTCTCTATTTGCTTTGTTCACTGCGATAAGATCTCAAATTTGGGGAAACCCCTATCGGTTGGCTTATTTTGAAGCGACCACCCATCCCGAATCTCCCCGTGCAAATTATGATCTTGCGCGAAATATGCTGATTATGTCTCCTGATGCTAAAAGTGCTATATTCCATATGGGAATGACCCAGATGGCGAAAACGTCACGATTGCCGGGGGCTAGCCTACAGGCGGAGCAGGCAATGATTTTTATGGCGGCGAAAAACAATCTTAAGGTTGAGTCAATGTGGTGGATTGACATGCGGAGAAAGATTAATTTCCAGCCGATGAGCGCCGAGGATGTGAGTGCTTTGTATGCCTTAATTAATTGCAGCAACAATAATGTGTGCAAATATACAAAACAGGACCGTATGCAGCTGGGTAATACTCTGTTATTTGCTATGGAGCGTTATCCTAAGGATGCGGCTGTCGTTACCCTTTATGCCAACTATGCCGCGAATGTTGTTCATAATATTCCGCTGGCCTATAGTTTAATGCAGCGGGCCCTGGCTATTATGCCGAGCAATTTCAATTATTGGAACAATTTGGTCACTATGCAGGTGGCACTGGGAGAGTTCAAAAATGCCCAGGTCGGGATCGAAAGAATGCGAGAGTTGAATGGGAAAGGTATTTATGACTCTGCTATCCGCATCGCAGAGGAATCGCTGGTGAATAAAAAATCAGCAAGCTGA
- a CDS encoding tetratricopeptide repeat protein — MTGTFLFDDYSNLPPMGDYGPIRSLWQAIAWITSGFAGPTGRPVSLASFLIDTRVWPASPAVFKTTNIVLHLLTGIALIGLLHALSRAFDVPKHRALWVAVLAGGMWLLHPLWVSTTLYIVQRMAILAALFVFAGLWAYVHGRLQLIAGRTRRGYLWMSLGLVLGTLLAVLSKENGALLPLLAWAIEKFVFDAHGRVKYQEGAAFIWWRRVFITLPSLVLLAYLISQLPMLFSGLTYGRDFTPYERLLTETRILWRYLWDLWLPGVHDGGLFNDDIRLSTSLWRPFSTLPATIGLLALIGLALFWRRSERIVLRAIGLTIIFFFVGQLLESTWLQLELMFEHRNYLPAGLMFFPLALFLVDRVRGGTRWPVWLAIGIFCVLGLLTYKRADLWGKPFQQALTWAHEHPDSARAQSYLANFWEQTGNYPEAARLLDRAFQQHPQDLLVLANRALLACDTGEAPTDLGRELLKLARTGQLAQNVVGYQFDTFLSRLQENCAVFGVDFGFTLIDAALTNPQVLHAPDEQRSLLHRRAMLWLDRNEVTQAYADMLTALRLPDLAPGTRLLFAAELASAHHQRRALALLDAVPPPLADIHGWSMGAIHRRWLAHVGYYHKAEIHLRETLEKEIAAASG; from the coding sequence TTGACGGGCACATTCCTGTTCGATGACTACAGCAACCTGCCGCCCATGGGTGATTACGGGCCAATCCGATCCCTCTGGCAGGCCATCGCCTGGATCACTTCGGGATTTGCCGGTCCGACCGGGCGTCCGGTGTCGCTGGCCAGTTTCCTGATCGATACACGGGTATGGCCCGCATCGCCAGCGGTATTCAAGACCACGAACATTGTGCTGCACCTGCTGACTGGCATCGCGTTGATCGGGCTGTTGCATGCGTTGTCGCGGGCGTTTGATGTGCCGAAGCATCGTGCGCTGTGGGTGGCTGTTCTGGCTGGCGGCATGTGGCTGCTTCATCCCCTCTGGGTGTCGACCACGCTGTATATCGTGCAGCGGATGGCAATTCTGGCCGCGCTGTTCGTTTTCGCGGGGTTGTGGGCGTATGTTCATGGTCGGTTGCAACTGATCGCCGGGCGGACGAGGCGGGGTTATCTGTGGATGAGTCTCGGTCTGGTGTTGGGGACGCTGCTGGCGGTCTTGTCCAAGGAAAATGGCGCCTTGCTCCCGTTGCTGGCCTGGGCCATCGAAAAATTCGTCTTTGATGCGCATGGCCGCGTTAAGTACCAGGAGGGCGCTGCCTTCATTTGGTGGCGGCGGGTATTTATCACGTTGCCCAGTCTGGTGTTGTTGGCTTATCTGATCAGTCAACTGCCGATGCTGTTTTCCGGTTTGACTTATGGTCGGGACTTCACGCCGTATGAGCGGCTGCTGACCGAGACACGGATTCTGTGGCGATATTTGTGGGATCTGTGGTTGCCCGGTGTGCATGACGGGGGTTTGTTCAACGACGATATTCGGCTATCGACAAGCCTCTGGCGACCTTTCTCTACGCTTCCGGCGACGATAGGGCTTCTGGCGCTTATCGGGCTGGCGCTGTTCTGGCGCCGATCAGAACGAATCGTTCTACGTGCGATTGGGTTGACGATCATTTTCTTCTTCGTCGGGCAATTGCTGGAGTCGACCTGGTTGCAGCTGGAGTTGATGTTCGAGCATCGAAATTATCTGCCGGCGGGGTTGATGTTCTTCCCCTTGGCCCTGTTTCTCGTGGACCGTGTCCGAGGCGGCACCCGATGGCCGGTTTGGCTGGCCATCGGCATTTTCTGTGTGCTTGGCTTGTTGACGTACAAACGGGCGGATCTCTGGGGAAAGCCATTCCAGCAGGCACTCACCTGGGCGCACGAACACCCGGATTCCGCGCGTGCGCAAAGCTATCTGGCCAATTTCTGGGAGCAGACGGGTAATTATCCGGAAGCAGCTCGTTTGCTGGATCGGGCATTTCAACAGCATCCACAGGATTTGCTGGTATTGGCGAATCGGGCTTTGTTGGCTTGTGATACCGGGGAAGCCCCAACGGATCTCGGCCGCGAGCTGCTGAAGCTTGCCCGCACGGGGCAACTGGCGCAGAACGTGGTCGGGTATCAGTTCGATACGTTTTTAAGTCGTCTGCAGGAAAATTGTGCCGTGTTCGGGGTCGATTTCGGTTTCACGCTGATCGATGCCGCCCTGACGAATCCTCAGGTGCTGCACGCACCCGATGAGCAGCGCAGTCTGCTGCACCGACGGGCGATGCTCTGGCTGGATCGAAACGAGGTGACGCAGGCCTATGCAGACATGCTAACGGCGCTGCGATTGCCTGATCTGGCGCCGGGCACACGCTTGCTGTTTGCGGCCGAGCTGGCCAGCGCGCATCACCAGCGTCGGGCGCTGGCACTTTTGGATGCGGTGCCGCCGCCTTTGGCGGATATCCATGGTTGGTCGATGGGCGCCATCCACCGCCGATGGTTGGCGCATGTCGGTTATTATCACAAAGCCGAGATTCATCTTCGCGAGACGCTGGAAAAGGAAATAGCAGCCGCCTCCGGATAG
- a CDS encoding glycosyltransferase family 2 protein has protein sequence MTAIDAALDQNFLSIILPAKNEAGAVGSTVAGIRSLFPKAQIVVVNDGSTDATAELAAAAGAEVINHPYSKGNGAAIKTGARAARGEIIVFMDADGQHNPADIPRFLQKMEEGYDMVVGARQAGSQASVGRGLANGFYNRLASWMTGQKIEDLTSGFRAVRAGKFREFLYLLPNGFSYPTTSTMAFFRAGYGVAYIPITAEKRIGQSHIHLIKDGIRFLLIIFKIGTLYSPLKIFLPVALFHFGVGLGYYIYTYTEFSRLSLASVFLWSAAVTIFLIGLVSEQITQLMYKDKL, from the coding sequence ATGACGGCAATTGACGCTGCCTTGGATCAAAATTTTCTGTCCATTATTTTGCCCGCCAAGAACGAGGCTGGCGCTGTGGGAAGCACAGTTGCGGGTATCCGTTCCCTATTCCCGAAAGCGCAGATCGTCGTCGTGAACGATGGGTCGACGGATGCCACGGCCGAGTTGGCTGCCGCGGCCGGGGCAGAAGTGATTAACCACCCCTACAGCAAGGGGAATGGTGCGGCGATCAAGACGGGCGCTCGGGCGGCGCGCGGCGAAATCATCGTATTTATGGACGCCGATGGCCAGCACAACCCGGCCGACATACCGCGATTCCTTCAAAAAATGGAAGAAGGGTACGACATGGTCGTAGGGGCCAGGCAGGCAGGATCGCAGGCAAGCGTGGGACGGGGACTTGCCAATGGTTTCTATAACCGCTTGGCGTCATGGATGACAGGCCAGAAGATCGAGGACCTCACTTCCGGGTTTCGTGCCGTACGGGCCGGTAAGTTCAGAGAATTTCTGTATTTACTTCCCAATGGGTTCTCGTATCCAACCACGAGCACAATGGCGTTTTTTCGCGCGGGATATGGTGTGGCCTATATTCCGATAACGGCGGAGAAGAGGATAGGGCAGAGTCATATTCACCTGATAAAGGATGGAATTCGCTTCCTTTTGATTATATTTAAAATTGGTACTTTGTACTCACCGTTGAAGATATTTCTCCCCGTGGCGCTTTTCCATTTTGGAGTTGGATTGGGCTATTACATATATACATATACGGAGTTCAGTAGACTTTCGCTGGCTTCTGTCTTTCTTTGGTCGGCAGCGGTGACTATTTTTTTGATCGGCTTGGTGTCGGAACAAATCACACAGTTGATGTATAAGGATAAATTATAA